The following is a genomic window from Rutidosis leptorrhynchoides isolate AG116_Rl617_1_P2 chromosome 8, CSIRO_AGI_Rlap_v1, whole genome shotgun sequence.
TTACTAGTTACTGAACAAGAAGCTCGACAAATCGTCAATACTGCAAGAACTGGTACAAGTTTTAATATGTTCCCACAAAGTAAACTAGCTTTTCCGTAATAGGTCATACAAATACAAATGGTTGTTTTACAATTTGTCTTCAGCTAAAATGAACAGACTAAAACACACGAAAAATGAAGCCGAAGAAGAAGCAGCTAAATGTCGAGTCCATATGGAAAAAGAATACCTAAAAACGATCTCAGAGGTATTAGTTAATAACAGAACCTTTCAACACTTCGTTTTCTTCTAATCCATATGTGATGACactttagtattattttttttttgttacattGAAAGTCGACTGGTTATTCTGGATTGAACGTGAAGCGGCTTGATGAAGAACCTGTTACGAAGATCAATCACTTGAAAAAACAAGCTTCAAAAGTTTCAACAGAAGTCGTTAAGATGCTCATGACCCAAGTTACCTCTGTCAAAGTTTGAATATTGCTGCTGTGGTGCTGCCCAAGTCCTAGTCATCATTTCGGGCATCATATCTGTGTCGCTGTCAATAATTTGCCTTAAAAAATGGATCATATCGTTGTTCCCGTATCATGATTTCTAAGTTCTGTTGGTCTTTgggataaataaatataaatatatgcatCATTTTAAAATCAGCATTGTCAAACTACCATGTTATTTGTAGATACATGTCAATTTCTTCCATAGGTTTGGTCTTGAAACTCCACGTTAAACCACACAAAAAATTAACATCAATATACAATTAACGACACACCAATATGTTCTGTTCAAAAGTTTTGTGTAACAACATATGAGCTGAATTATAAAACAAATTTTGATACAAGACAATAGTTGACATGTATCATTGATAAATGTTGACATATTAATCATTTGATTTTGTTTTCTTGAATGAATGGCAAAAAGATGCTGTATATGAAAAATAATTGGTAAAGCAAAAGTAACCTAACCGCAACATATCGAATATTATTGAGCTATAAGAAACCTAAGGCTGTAGCTCTATTTCTCAAATTAAATAATTTCGATTTTCTACCGTAGATCAACAATGAGACCGTGATTCTACATCCAACCATATGAACCCACACAGTTGGAACACTGGATCAttaatcaaaatatatatatatatatatatatatatatatatatatatatatatatatatatatatatatatatatatatatatatatatatatatatatatatatatatatatatatatataaaaaactaggagttcatcttttttttttttcttaatctTGACAGCAATATTTCACATTAAATAAAAAGTTTACGTAAATATACCATAACAACTAATTAAGCTAGAGCAGTTACAATTATTTCTGTCGTTTCCTATCATCTTCCTCATCATCTGATTCGCCGCGCTCACGGAAACGTGGATTTTTCTCCTGTACAAAAATTATAACGTTATCGCAAATAAAAGTGTGAATAAAAACTTGGATCTTTTAATCCAAGTTAGATAACATACTTTGACAACAACAAAAAtgagattaaccaagactagtgtaAGTAAATGTACATCATGAAAGAAAAAAAATCATTACCTGTCGGGAGTCGTGATCAGAGTTTCTTCGCGATTCATGTTCAAAATTCCTCTTAGAAATATCCGGTCCACGGCGATCATCATCACGGTATCTCTTCCGCTGATAATCTAATATCGGATAAATATACTCGAATTAAATGCAAGATT
Proteins encoded in this region:
- the LOC139861294 gene encoding V-type proton ATPase subunit G1-like — protein: MEDYRRQGGIQQLLVTEQEARQIVNTARTAKMNRLKHTKNEAEEEAAKCRVHMEKEYLKTISESTGYSGLNVKRLDEEPVTKINHLKKQASKVSTEVVKMLMTQVTSVKV